A segment of the Symmachiella macrocystis genome:
TGGGCCAATGGTGCGTGTGAGCCAGACCGGCAGTTTTTGCCAAATTTGGGCCGCCTTGCCGTATGAGTCTTTAGGGGGTGACATATCGGGAACCAGCCCCGGTTTGGCCGGTAACAGATACCAATACAGGTTGACCGGCTGAGCTCCCCATTGCTTTTTGAATTTGTAGGTGCCCGAGTCGGGGGTACTGCGTCCGAAGCGAAATGATGTCGCGCCAGCAGCGCAGGCTTGTTCCAACATGTGCCAATACATCACATGGTTAACGCACAGTTTGTTGTATGTTCTCAAACTCGAAGCCCAGGGAATTTCCCACGCGGCGCCGTTGGACATGGTGAATCCACCGCCAATGGCTGCGCCTTCCAAGCGGGCGATATGCACGGTTGCTTCTTCGGGAAAGGCATCGAGCACTGCTTGGAAAAATCGGCGGCTGTGCGCCGGACTGCCCAAATCGCGCATGTTCACGGAATAGACATTGAAAAAATCGTCCAACAATTCGCGGCCACCGCTTTCGACCGTCATCCCCGCCTTTTGCCCTTTGCGGATTTGATTACGAACCTTCGGCGAGAACCCATCCCACAGTTCCTCACCCGTGGCTGGGAGTTCCAACTGCATGAGCACCTTATCGGTCCGCACATACTCCGAAATTTCCGCCGGTTCGCGCTGCCGCAATTGCACTTCGTCAACACCTCGCTGCGTGGCGCGATTGACCGCTTCAGCCATCAATGCGTCGCGGCCTTCGGCATCGTCTGCCAGGAGTCCGCACGTATCAAACCACGGTAGCGAAACCATGTGCTTGCCGAACAGCAGGCTGCGTTGATGGACCATAGGCAAGACGCCGACAATGGAGCCGTTGCGAAAGGCAGCGAGCCGCTCCACTGTTAAGCGGTACGTTTGAAACGGCTTGTCCCAATCGGCGCGAAAAAACAGCGCATCGGAAACGTGGCGGGCAACATAATCGTCCCAAGCTGACGTCTCGCTGGAGCCGATCGCCTTGACTTCGACTGCCGTGATGTGGTCTGAGACCGTTTGCACTGCCACTGCCCTCAATGTTGCCCTAATCAGAATCGTTTTCAGAAGACACACGATGGTGGTCCGTCGGTGTTCCCCGGCAAACTCCGGTTTGCTATGCGTCTTGCCTAAAAACTCTACACTCAATATCGGCTAGGTTAGGCCATTGGGTCCAACAACAACCGCACTTGCCATTCAGCGATGTTGCGACACCGCTGTACTGGTTGACTCCGGCTTTTCAGTTGTCGGCGTGCGTTCCGTACGCGCCCAAGTCACTGGTTGCCGGTTGAATAATCCTTTGACAATGCCAACCGTCATGGCGACATGGCTCATCACGAAATAAAACACAATTCCGCCCAGGTGCGTCTCGCGAAAAGTTACCGCAAGAGTACCAGTTAGTCCAAGCAGGTAAAATATGATTTGCCCAATCAGTGCGATTCGATAGAAGATTCCACTGTTCCATAAGACCGCACTTGATACGAGTATCGCAATCAACAAAACCGGTTCAATCCATCGGAGAAGTTTGTGCGAGACGAATTGCCATAACTCCACCGGTCGAGCCAGCGGCGGCCATTGCCCCCGTTTGAGGATTTGCATGGCGCCGCTCGTCACGCGGGCGCGGCGTTTGAATTCCATACGGGCAGTGGGCGTGCCGTTTTCGTGTGCCACAGCCTGCGGTTCATAGGCCACGCTGCGACGTTGACGAATAACGTTCATCGTGGTGGTAAAATCGTCCAGAATCGTGTCAGCCGCCAGCGGCTCAAACAATTCGCGGCGGATCACATACATCCCGCCATCCACACCCATCATCGACCCAATTCGCGATTCCGACGTTTGTAATGCCCGCTCGATGCGATAATAAAACGCCTCACCTTCACCGAAATTCGAATCGCGACTCTTCAAGCGGACATCACCACTGACCGCCCCCACCGACGTGTCCTGCAGTCGCGATACCATTCTCTTGAGCGCGTCCGCTTGAAACATGACATTGGCGTCGCACAGGCACAACAGCTCCCCTTCAGCCGCCGCAGCAGCATCATTTAACAACGAAGCCTTGCCCCGGCGATCGCTAAAATCCAATAGCCTCACGCCACGATCCGCGAAGCTGCGGGCGATTTCCTCCGTACTATCCGAACTGCCATCGCTGGCGACGATGATTTCCAAACGGTCGTCGGGATAATCCATCGCTAATGCATTTTCCAACTTGGATTGCAATACGCTTTCTTCGTTGTATGCCGGAATGACCAACGTCACATCGGGCCATTCACTCATCGCGGGCGCAACTCGACGCTTATAGAGCGCTGCGATTATCGCCGAAATAGCCAGGTAGCCCAGCTGGGTATAAACCAGCAGTCCCAAGGACAACCAAAACAGGATGTGCCAGAACAGATCCATCAAAATCCAACTCATTCAAAATCGAAGTGAGCGACAATCCAAGTATTTACTTTGCGGAGGTAGCGACCGTTGCTTGCGGTTCCTCACGTTCCGGATTCCAGGTCGAGACGCTTTTGCCGAACAACACGTTCAACAGTCCCAGTCCCGCAGCCGCGTTGACCACACAAAAATAATTCGCAATATAAATCGGCTTCACATCCCGCAAGGCTGGCACCAGCCGCAATAACGCAAGCAGATAGAAACCGACATGCAATCCCAAGACCACCGAATAAAACAGACTCCCCTGCACTGCCAACGCCACGTTCGCGACGAACATCGTGACCATGAACAGCGGGACGAACCAGCGGATCAATTTATGAACCACCAATTGATAGGAGAATAATCCTACGCGGAACGGATTGAGAACGCCGGGATTTCTGAGCACCGCGCGAAAGCTTCGATTCACGATGCGTGCCTTGCGACGAAATTCGCCTCCAAAATCGGCCGCCGTCCGTTCATAGCAGACCGCATCGGTGTCAAACAGTCCGCGATACCCGCGACGGACAATCTTTAGAGGAATCGTGAAGTCATTGATGTCATCCTCGCGAAGCGGCTCGAATAAATGCGTGCGAATGGCGTAAATCGCACCATCGCCGCACACGACCGAGCCGATTTTGCTTTCTTGGATTTTCAACCACGTTTCATACCGCCAATACAGCGACTCCGAAACGCTCGCAGCTGAATCCTCTTCGATATAGCGTTGATGCCCGACGACAAACCCGACCCGTTCCTCGGCGAAGTGCCGTACGAGTTTTCGCACCGCCGATGGTTCATAAATCGAATTGGCATCGCTGAACACCACCA
Coding sequences within it:
- a CDS encoding FemAB family XrtA/PEP-CTERM system-associated protein, giving the protein MQTVSDHITAVEVKAIGSSETSAWDDYVARHVSDALFFRADWDKPFQTYRLTVERLAAFRNGSIVGVLPMVHQRSLLFGKHMVSLPWFDTCGLLADDAEGRDALMAEAVNRATQRGVDEVQLRQREPAEISEYVRTDKVLMQLELPATGEELWDGFSPKVRNQIRKGQKAGMTVESGGRELLDDFFNVYSVNMRDLGSPAHSRRFFQAVLDAFPEEATVHIARLEGAAIGGGFTMSNGAAWEIPWASSLRTYNKLCVNHVMYWHMLEQACAAGATSFRFGRSTPDSGTYKFKKQWGAQPVNLYWYLLPAKPGLVPDMSPPKDSYGKAAQIWQKLPVWLTRTIGPQIIRKVA
- a CDS encoding glycosyltransferase family 2 protein, with product MMMTLSLEILFWVSFGTIFLTYFAYPVTLLLLAPLRKSHAIDDATPTVTLIVSAYNEAAVIREKIENSLALDYPRESLEIMVISDESDDGTDEIVEEYADQGVVLYRQVPRRGKSFGLTQFLERATGELVVFSDANSIYEPSAVRKLVRHFAEERVGFVVGHQRYIEEDSAASVSESLYWRYETWLKIQESKIGSVVCGDGAIYAIRTHLFEPLREDDINDFTIPLKIVRRGYRGLFDTDAVCYERTAADFGGEFRRKARIVNRSFRAVLRNPGVLNPFRVGLFSYQLVVHKLIRWFVPLFMVTMFVANVALAVQGSLFYSVVLGLHVGFYLLALLRLVPALRDVKPIYIANYFCVVNAAAGLGLLNVLFGKSVSTWNPEREEPQATVATSAK
- a CDS encoding glycosyltransferase family 2 protein, yielding MSWILMDLFWHILFWLSLGLLVYTQLGYLAISAIIAALYKRRVAPAMSEWPDVTLVIPAYNEESVLQSKLENALAMDYPDDRLEIIVASDGSSDSTEEIARSFADRGVRLLDFSDRRGKASLLNDAAAAAEGELLCLCDANVMFQADALKRMVSRLQDTSVGAVSGDVRLKSRDSNFGEGEAFYYRIERALQTSESRIGSMMGVDGGMYVIRRELFEPLAADTILDDFTTTMNVIRQRRSVAYEPQAVAHENGTPTARMEFKRRARVTSGAMQILKRGQWPPLARPVELWQFVSHKLLRWIEPVLLIAILVSSAVLWNSGIFYRIALIGQIIFYLLGLTGTLAVTFRETHLGGIVFYFVMSHVAMTVGIVKGLFNRQPVTWARTERTPTTEKPESTSTAVSQHR